In one window of Bombus vancouverensis nearcticus chromosome 10, iyBomVanc1_principal, whole genome shotgun sequence DNA:
- the LOC117157832 gene encoding uncharacterized protein LOC117157832 has product MAVPNKWENACRLCSEEKNEMLSIFGNEGVQRKVAQKLRACLPVLVYKTDPLPKQICQFCAARLDDVYEFREYCLSVYKSMHLKLLAYKDIESVQIYLEAMKNSPDPCQAQLWREKARAPPPLVPLPVSLPVESPSMPIDISQDHQNSCIESLPELPCEVEIKEMTTEPILGLGVNVYEPSHKNNIENESYNKLDIIVEQNTSLLKEESNDSKQGIQVKEEEKRTSILEQVLMGSLTMNDRKDLNSETKLSSKWWCTPCNSYYKTKESLMKHMQLHCPRKYNCRKCSACFELVEDLAKHEATNHLKVTLDFDRSVLDCDQCDRQFVSWEMLKKHRLRDHLTQINEIGSNTWCSLCNRFFPSVETYQSHIQLHEVSNYTPTKILHLTNQQSAKVLKSEEPSKEVKREHFTDATKSLTCPTCGKVCTQQSALSNHMRTHEPKRHKCDICGRSFGLFIRLAAHRMSEHSQQPTMSPVMASVEQEEALNAEREAKEAREARTRASRTRTYSEMIEREDIPNHEEPPLKRNVPLNTNAFKNVARCGICLQWFSDHTTMLTHLQTHSDNFTCKNFMCHICKKSFKEKWQLFRHEVSHKRNESASVYICTVCNKSFVDKNAYKVHQKTHIVDKTYHCPKCNKIFFKEVSLLTHQCTAEIVLGKKGVSSKSSQKSASLSNSKRYKCSKCNASFSSFQSKNSHMRVHMESSHTTVRKQDLKEESEEEKTMPKLTPETSLEYSVPPIEPKVEINEESTPPPVKRTLIRTTGGYRCGVCQSPFVLRELAVAHLRSAHPLMPYQCPYCKKRFTTQYTFTHHIKTDHPDEHEN; this is encoded by the exons ATGGCTGTGCCTAACAAGTGGGAGAATGCTTGTAGATTATGCTCAGAGGAGAAAAACGAAATGCTGTCGATTTTTGGTAATGAAGGTGTACAGCGTAAAGTGGCACAAAAGTTACGTGCTTGCCTGCCAGTTCTAGTGTACAAAACCGATCCACTGCCAAAGCAAATATGTCAGTTCTGTGCCGCCAGGTTGGACGACGTTTATGAGTTTAGAGAATACTGTCTGAGTGTTTACAAAAGCATGCACTTGAAGCTGTTAGCTTATAAGGACATTGAATCTGTTCAGATTTATTTAGAAGCAATGAAAAATTCTCCTGATCCCTGTCag GCCCAACTATGGAGAGAAAAGGCTAGAGCACCACCACCATTAGTACCTTTGCCAGTTTCACTGCCAGTTGAAAGTCCATCAATGCCAATAGATATTAGTCAAGACCATCAAAATAGTTGCATTGAATCATTACCTGAATTGCCATGTGAAGTAGAGATCAAAGAAATGACTACAGAACCAATATTGGGGTTAGGTGTTAATGTATATGAACCATCACATAAAAACAACATAGAAAATGAATCATATAATAAGTTAGATATAATAGTGGAACAAAATACAAGCTtattaaaagaagaaagcaATGACTCAAAACAAGGAATACaggtaaaagaagaagaaaagaggacGAGTATTTTAGAACAAGTACTAATGGGTAGTTTAACAATGAATGATAGGAAGGACTTAAATTCAGAAACAAAGCTATCTTCTAAGTGGTGGTGTACTCCTTGCAATAGTTATTATAA AACAAAGGAAAGTTTAATGAAACATATGCAGTTACACTGTCCAAGAAAGTATAATTGCAGGAAATGTTCTGCTTGTTTTGAGTTGGTAGAAGATTTGGCTAAACATGAAGCTACTAATCATTTAAAAGTAACATTAGACTTTGATAGAAGTGTTCTAGATTGCGACCAATGTGATAGACAATTTGTTAGTTGGGAGATGCTGAAGAAACATAGATTACGTGATCATTTAActcaaataaatgaaattggGTCTAATACATGGTGCTCTTTATGTAATAG ATTTTTCCCAAGTGTGGAAACTTATCAAAGTCATATTCAATTACATGAGGTCAGTAATTACACACCAACAAAAATATTACACCTAACGAATCAACAATCGGCGAAGGTTCTCAAAAGTGAAGAACCTTCAAAAGAAGTGAAGAGGGAACATTTTACAGACGCTACTAAGTCACTTACGTGTCCTACTTGCGGAAAA GTTTGTACTCAACAAAGTGCGTTATCAAATCACATGCGTACTCATGAACCAAAAAGACATAAATGTGATATATGCGGACGATCATTTGGACTGTTCATACGTCTAGCAGCACATAGAATGAGTGAACATAGTCAGCAACCTACAATGTCGCCTGTAATGGCTAGCGTCGAACAAGAAGAAGCATTAAATGCCGAAAGGGAAGCTAAGGAGGCAAGAGAAGCTAGAACTCGTGCATCAAGAACTAGGACATATTCAGAg ATGATAGAAAGAGAAGATATTCCTAATCATGAAGAACCACCTTTAAAAAGAAACGTTCCATTAAATACCAATGCATTTAAAAATGTGGCAAGATGTGGTATCTGTTTACAGTGGTTCAGCGATCACACTACAATGTTAACGCATTTACAGACACATTCGGATAATTTCACTTGTAAAAATTTCATGTGTCATATATGTAAAAAATCTTTCAAGGAAAAGTGGCAATTATTTAGACACGag gtATCTCATAAACGAAATGAATCTGCATCAGTATATATATGCACAGTATGTAACAAATCATTCGTAGATAAAAATGCATATAAAGTACATCAAAAAACGCACATTGTTGACAAAACATATCACTGTCCTaagtgtaataaaatattttttaaagaagtATCTCTGCTAACTCATCAATGCACGGCAGAAATTGTGCTCGGTAAAAAAGGAGTATCCTCAAAGTCTTCGCAAAAGTCTGCATCGTTGAGTAACAGTAAAAGATATAAATGTTCCAAATGCAATGCGTCTTTTAGTAGTTTTCAATCGAAAAACTCTCATATGAGAGTACATATGGAAAGTTCACATACAACA GTGCGAAAACAAGATTTAAAGGAGGAATCAGAAGAAGAAAAAACTATGCCAAAATTAACACCTGAAACATCATTGGAATATTCGGTTCCTCCTATTGAACCAAAAGTAGAAATAAACGAGGAAAGTACACCACCTCCTGTTAAACGAACTCTAATCAGGACAACTGGCgg GTATCGGTGCGGAGTATGTCAGTCTCCATTTGTTTTACGGGAATTAGCTGTTGCACATTTAAGATCTGCACATCCTCTGATGCCATATCAGTGCCCTTATTGTAAGAAACGATTCACCACGCAATATACATTCACGCATCATATTAAGACAGACCATCCTGATGAGCACGAGAATTGA